The following proteins are encoded in a genomic region of Corynebacterium atypicum:
- a CDS encoding Trm112 family protein, which yields MSLDPELLSVLVCPQDKGPLVYLEDEARLVNERLGIAYRIDGGIPVLLADEAEPWPPAVTGE from the coding sequence ATGAGCCTGGATCCGGAACTGTTGAGTGTGCTGGTCTGTCCGCAGGACAAAGGGCCGCTGGTGTACCTGGAAGATGAAGCGCGGCTGGTCAACGAGCGCCTGGGAATCGCCTACCGGATTGACGGGGGCATCCCGGTGCTGTTGGCCGACGAGGCCGAGCCGTGGCCGCCGGCCGTCACCGGCGAATAA
- the tyrS gene encoding tyrosine--tRNA ligase — protein sequence MNIIDELSWRGLINQSTDLDALREAVDAGPITVYCGFDPTGPSLHAGHLVPLLMLARFQRAGHRPLVLAGGATGMIGDPREVGERSMNSADTVADWAGRISGQLQRFVDFSADAENPARLVNNADWTKDLNVIPFLRDVGKHFSLNTMLARETVKRRLENDGISFTEFSYMLLQANDFRELYHRYNCTLQVGGGDQWGNLIAGVDYVRRRDGAGVHALTVPLVTDSEGKKFGKSTGGGSLWLDPEMTSPYRWYQYFVNTADADVIRYLRWFTFLGQEELAGLEEEVRERPSKREAQRRLAREMTNLVHGEDATRGVELASQALFGRGELGALDEATLAGALGETEVVELVDAAPRTVVDLFVAAGLVASRGAARRAVREGGAYVNNQRVTDEDWEPAPGDFLHGKWLVLRRGKKSFAGAKLV from the coding sequence GTGAACATCATCGATGAGTTGTCCTGGCGCGGGCTGATCAACCAGTCGACCGATTTGGATGCGCTGCGCGAGGCCGTGGACGCTGGCCCGATCACGGTCTATTGCGGTTTTGATCCGACGGGCCCGTCGCTGCACGCCGGCCACCTGGTCCCGCTTTTGATGCTCGCTCGGTTCCAGCGCGCCGGCCACCGTCCGCTGGTGCTCGCCGGCGGGGCGACGGGGATGATTGGCGATCCCCGCGAGGTGGGAGAGCGTTCGATGAATTCGGCGGACACGGTCGCCGACTGGGCCGGCCGGATTAGCGGTCAGCTGCAGCGCTTCGTTGATTTTTCCGCGGATGCGGAGAATCCCGCGCGCTTGGTCAATAACGCGGACTGGACGAAGGACCTTAACGTCATCCCGTTCCTGCGCGACGTGGGCAAGCATTTCTCGCTGAACACGATGTTGGCGCGCGAGACGGTCAAGCGGCGCCTGGAAAACGACGGCATCTCTTTCACCGAGTTTTCTTACATGCTGCTGCAGGCCAACGATTTCCGCGAGCTCTACCACCGCTACAACTGCACGCTGCAGGTCGGCGGCGGTGATCAGTGGGGCAACCTCATCGCGGGCGTGGACTACGTGCGTCGCCGCGACGGCGCAGGCGTGCACGCGTTGACGGTTCCGCTGGTCACGGATTCCGAGGGGAAGAAGTTTGGCAAATCCACCGGCGGCGGCTCGCTGTGGCTCGATCCGGAGATGACGAGCCCCTACCGCTGGTACCAGTACTTTGTGAACACCGCCGACGCGGACGTGATCCGCTACCTGCGGTGGTTCACGTTCTTGGGTCAAGAGGAGCTGGCTGGCCTGGAGGAGGAGGTGCGCGAGCGTCCCTCCAAGCGGGAGGCGCAGCGCCGGCTTGCCCGGGAGATGACGAACTTGGTGCACGGCGAAGACGCGACGAGGGGCGTGGAGCTGGCTAGCCAGGCGCTGTTTGGGCGCGGCGAGCTCGGCGCGCTGGACGAGGCGACGCTGGCCGGTGCGCTGGGGGAGACCGAGGTGGTGGAGCTTGTCGACGCCGCCCCGCGCACGGTGGTGGACCTCTTCGTCGCCGCGGGGCTGGTGGCCTCCCGGGGCGCTGCCCGCCGGGCGGTGCGCGAGGGCGGGGCGTACGTGAATAACCAGCGGGTTACCGATGAGGACTGGGAGCCGGCCCCGGGCGATTTTCTGCACGGTAAGTGGCTGGTGCTGCGCCGGGGGAAGAAGAGCTTCGCCGGGGCCAAATTGGTGTAG